From Sphingomonas nostoxanthinifaciens, a single genomic window includes:
- a CDS encoding endonuclease/exonuclease/phosphatase family protein, with product MVLIASYNIRKAIAADRRRRPERILDVLAEIGADVVLMQEADRRFGERHSAIPFHMLAEQGRYRAVPYDIRHGSIGWHGNAVLVSHAVEIVRHQPFHLPALEPRGAVLADLRVGGRDLRVVGMHLDLSGLVRRRQARAILAQLDEQTEALPTLLAGDLNEWTSGGCLRDFGGHHVPVPLGPSFHARRPVGRLDRMFVSRGVRVEASGVHSSMLTRTASDHLPVWARIAIG from the coding sequence ATGGTGCTGATCGCGAGCTACAACATCCGCAAGGCGATCGCCGCCGACCGCCGCCGGCGGCCCGAACGCATCCTCGATGTGCTCGCGGAAATTGGCGCCGATGTGGTGCTGATGCAGGAGGCCGATCGCCGCTTCGGCGAACGGCACAGCGCGATTCCCTTCCACATGCTGGCGGAGCAGGGGCGTTACCGCGCGGTGCCCTACGACATCCGGCACGGCAGCATCGGCTGGCACGGCAACGCCGTGCTGGTGAGCCACGCGGTGGAGATCGTTCGCCACCAGCCGTTCCACCTGCCCGCGCTGGAGCCGCGCGGTGCGGTGCTGGCCGATCTGCGTGTCGGCGGACGCGATCTACGCGTCGTCGGCATGCATCTCGACCTGTCAGGGCTGGTGCGCCGCCGTCAGGCCCGCGCGATCCTCGCGCAGCTCGACGAGCAGACTGAGGCGCTGCCGACCTTGCTCGCCGGCGATCTCAACGAGTGGACGTCAGGGGGATGCCTGCGCGATTTCGGTGGCCACCACGTGCCGGTTCCGCTCGGCCCCAGCTTCCACGCGCGGCGGCCGGTGGGGCGACTCGACCGCATGTTCGTCAGCCGCGGCGTCCGGGTCGAGGCGAGCGGGGTCCATTCGTCGATGCTGACGCGCACCGCATCCGATCATCTGCCGGTCTGGGCGCGGATCGCGATCGGCTGA
- a CDS encoding TonB-dependent receptor encodes MKKYLIGCAMGALAAGSAYAQTSGTADLEAKEIVVTGTSAKGIDGKITPNTTKAKAELTSEFIQHQTPGQSILDTINQLPGVSFQNNDPYGSSGGTLNIHGFDASRIGLLIDGFPLNDTGNYALYSNQQLDPELIEQISVNLGTNDIDSPTASATGSTVNYRTRIPTDKFGARLAGSTGEYGYFRVFGVVDTGEFTPFGTKAWVSASNSQYRNPFNDLAQARKTQANAMVYQPIGSNGDFIWVAGNYNENRNNNFSSLYLRSDSNRTVGSSSSNRFPNGFDEVNYTSTVRASCAPSASNSNRGGIDTPQAGVADVPNSCGTLYDQSFNPSNTATIRANSRFTLTDKLTLNIDPAYSYTKANGGTGAVKANEGFYTRAANATSGLAAITAPIYGYIGGQAYFGGKDLNGDGDILDTPGRAASGALTNTTQGVEVYSSSHTGTNRYIINTSLRYDLTETQTFRVGYTYDHGRHRQTGMIAPLQQSGATSQYFPIDNPLLDNNGLAIQKRNRLSYAVLNQGFGEYVGHFLEDKLTIDAGVTYKAFTRKLNNFCVTETGGSFVDCFTDAASQAAFLAASPGYVGPTSKTVHFNKWLPSAGLTFQFTPQISAYANYNKNVQVPGTDNLYQSLGYTADQAQPKAETTDNFVVGTRYRSSKFQADVSGWYTKFHNRLASAYDPFLDVSVYRNLGTVEKYGVDGSLAYKPIQYVTLSAFGSYLKSKIDADTQLGRCTTVTNIGPCTSTTNYVYAATAGKRESGAPVYLLGGRIEGNYGPLVVGFQGKRTGRRYINDQNLPVVQCSVAFVNSNQCTGTQSQVYGAFAKGYTVFDLDARFSMAWLGLNDKTFFQLNVTNIFDKFYVAGFSGTNNTTSVSTAYISPPRAISGTLNVAF; translated from the coding sequence ATGAAGAAGTATCTGATCGGCTGCGCGATGGGCGCGCTGGCAGCGGGGAGCGCCTATGCGCAGACGTCGGGCACGGCGGACCTCGAGGCCAAGGAAATCGTCGTCACCGGCACCAGCGCCAAGGGCATCGACGGCAAGATCACGCCGAACACCACCAAGGCCAAGGCGGAACTGACCAGCGAGTTCATCCAGCATCAGACCCCCGGCCAGTCGATTCTCGACACGATCAACCAGCTCCCGGGCGTCAGCTTCCAGAACAACGATCCGTACGGCTCGTCGGGCGGCACGCTGAACATCCACGGTTTCGACGCCAGCCGCATCGGCCTTCTGATCGACGGCTTCCCGCTGAACGACACCGGCAATTACGCGCTCTATTCGAACCAGCAGCTCGATCCCGAACTGATCGAGCAGATCAGCGTGAACCTGGGCACGAACGACATCGACTCGCCGACCGCTTCGGCGACGGGCAGCACGGTCAATTACCGCACCCGCATCCCGACCGATAAGTTCGGCGCGCGCCTCGCGGGCTCGACCGGCGAATATGGCTATTTCCGCGTGTTCGGCGTGGTCGATACCGGCGAGTTCACCCCGTTCGGCACCAAGGCGTGGGTGTCGGCCAGCAACTCGCAGTATCGCAACCCGTTCAACGACCTCGCCCAGGCGCGCAAGACGCAGGCCAATGCGATGGTCTATCAGCCGATCGGCTCGAACGGCGACTTCATCTGGGTCGCGGGCAACTACAACGAGAATCGCAACAACAACTTCTCGTCGCTGTACCTTCGTTCCGACTCGAACCGCACGGTGGGATCGAGCTCGAGCAACCGCTTCCCGAACGGCTTCGACGAGGTGAACTACACCTCGACCGTCCGGGCGAGCTGCGCGCCCAGCGCGTCGAACAGCAATCGTGGCGGCATCGACACGCCGCAGGCGGGCGTCGCCGACGTGCCGAACAGCTGCGGTACGCTCTATGACCAGAGCTTCAACCCGTCGAACACGGCCACGATCCGCGCCAATTCGCGCTTCACGCTGACCGACAAGCTGACGCTGAACATCGATCCGGCTTATTCGTACACCAAGGCGAATGGCGGCACCGGCGCGGTGAAGGCCAATGAGGGCTTCTACACCCGCGCAGCCAATGCGACGTCGGGGCTGGCCGCGATCACCGCGCCGATCTACGGCTATATCGGTGGCCAGGCCTATTTCGGCGGCAAGGATCTGAACGGCGACGGCGACATCCTCGACACGCCGGGCCGCGCGGCGAGTGGCGCGCTGACCAACACCACGCAGGGCGTCGAGGTCTATTCGTCGAGCCACACCGGCACGAACCGCTACATCATCAATACGTCGCTGCGCTATGATCTGACGGAAACGCAGACGTTCCGCGTCGGCTATACCTACGATCACGGACGCCATCGCCAGACCGGCATGATCGCTCCGCTGCAGCAGAGCGGCGCGACCAGCCAGTACTTCCCGATCGACAACCCGCTGCTCGACAATAACGGCCTCGCGATCCAGAAGCGCAACCGCCTGTCCTACGCCGTCCTCAACCAGGGCTTCGGCGAGTATGTCGGTCACTTCCTGGAAGACAAGCTGACGATCGACGCCGGCGTCACCTACAAGGCGTTCACGCGCAAGCTGAACAACTTCTGCGTCACTGAGACGGGCGGCAGCTTCGTCGACTGCTTCACCGATGCGGCGAGCCAGGCGGCGTTCCTCGCGGCGAGCCCGGGCTATGTCGGCCCGACGAGCAAGACGGTCCACTTCAACAAGTGGCTGCCTTCGGCCGGCCTGACCTTCCAGTTCACGCCGCAGATCAGCGCCTATGCGAACTATAACAAGAACGTCCAGGTTCCGGGCACCGACAACCTGTATCAGTCGCTCGGCTACACCGCCGATCAGGCGCAGCCGAAGGCGGAAACCACCGACAACTTCGTCGTCGGCACGCGCTATCGGTCCAGCAAGTTCCAGGCGGACGTGTCGGGCTGGTATACCAAGTTCCACAACCGGCTTGCTTCGGCCTACGATCCGTTCCTGGACGTGAGCGTCTACCGCAACCTCGGCACCGTGGAGAAGTATGGCGTCGACGGCAGCCTCGCCTACAAGCCGATCCAGTACGTCACGCTGTCGGCGTTCGGCTCGTACCTGAAGTCGAAGATCGACGCAGATACGCAGCTCGGCCGCTGCACGACCGTGACCAACATCGGCCCCTGCACGTCGACCACGAACTATGTCTACGCAGCGACCGCCGGTAAGCGTGAATCGGGCGCCCCGGTCTACCTGCTCGGCGGCCGCATCGAGGGCAATTACGGTCCGCTGGTCGTCGGCTTCCAGGGCAAGCGCACTGGCCGCCGCTACATCAACGACCAGAACCTGCCGGTCGTGCAGTGCTCGGTTGCGTTCGTGAACAGCAACCAGTGCACGGGCACGCAGAGCCAGGTCTACGGCGCCTTCGCCAAGGGCTACACGGTGTTCGATCTGGACGCGCGTTTCTCGATGGCGTGGCTGGGTCTCAACGACAAGACCTTCTTCCAGCTGAACGTCACCAACATCTTCGACAAGTTCTACGTCGCCGGGTTCAGCGGCACGAACAACACGACCTCGGTCTCGACGGCCTATATCAGCCCGCCGCGCGCGATCAGCGGCACGCTGAACGTCGCCTTCTGA
- a CDS encoding SH3 domain-containing protein codes for MRGGRIASGLIAAAVLVAPAHAQERKPPYWASIAATEAILRAGPDRSYPALWVYKRRDLPVRVLQMVGPWRRVQEQDGTSGWMLAMLLSARRTATVTGVYRPIRDAASDGARLLWQAEPGVVGRITHCDGQWCRIRIDAREGYIAQSGIWGTDTGETVK; via the coding sequence ATGCGTGGCGGGCGGATCGCGAGCGGGCTGATCGCAGCGGCGGTGCTGGTGGCGCCGGCGCATGCGCAGGAGCGCAAGCCGCCTTACTGGGCGTCGATCGCCGCGACCGAGGCGATCCTGCGCGCGGGCCCCGACCGCTCCTATCCGGCCCTGTGGGTCTATAAGCGGCGCGACCTGCCGGTGCGCGTGCTGCAGATGGTCGGGCCGTGGCGGCGCGTTCAGGAGCAGGACGGCACCAGCGGCTGGATGCTGGCGATGCTGCTGAGCGCGCGGCGCACCGCGACCGTGACGGGTGTCTATCGCCCGATCCGCGACGCGGCCAGCGATGGCGCGCGGCTGCTTTGGCAGGCCGAGCCCGGCGTCGTCGGCCGCATCACGCATTGCGACGGCCAATGGTGCCGCATCCGCATCGACGCGCGCGAGGGCTATATCGCGCAGAGCGGTATCTGGGGCACCGACACGGGCGAAACCGTCAAGTAA
- a CDS encoding peroxiredoxin: protein MLGREVPNVTLKTRVRDESIGGDNPFRWQDVETGPLFASGRSVVFSLPGAFTPTCTTEQCPAYERDYDALLGHGVGQVYCIAVNDAFVMYQWGRKLGVSKLRLLPDGSGDFTRRMGMLINKDHLGFGVRSWRYAMVVDDGRIVAWFEEPGINDDGADDDPYGESAPDKVLAWLAANPR, encoded by the coding sequence ATGCTGGGCCGCGAAGTTCCGAACGTCACGCTCAAGACGCGCGTCCGCGACGAGAGCATCGGTGGCGACAATCCGTTCCGCTGGCAGGATGTCGAAACCGGGCCGCTGTTCGCATCCGGCCGCTCCGTGGTCTTCTCGTTGCCCGGCGCGTTCACGCCGACCTGCACGACCGAGCAATGCCCCGCTTATGAGCGCGATTATGACGCGCTGCTCGGGCACGGCGTTGGCCAGGTCTATTGCATCGCGGTCAACGACGCGTTCGTGATGTACCAATGGGGGCGCAAGCTGGGTGTGTCCAAGCTGCGGCTGCTGCCCGATGGCTCGGGCGACTTCACCCGCCGCATGGGCATGCTCATCAACAAGGACCATCTCGGCTTCGGCGTGCGATCGTGGCGCTATGCGATGGTGGTGGACGACGGCCGCATCGTCGCGTGGTTCGAGGAACCGGGCATCAACGACGACGGCGCCGACGACGACCCCTATGGCGAAAGCGCGCCCGACAAGGTGCTCGCCTGGCTGGCGGCGAACCCGCGCTGA
- a CDS encoding ABC transporter ATP-binding protein, translating into MAECKIVLDDVAKAFGSRTVLDGVNLSIEAGESVAIIGQSGSGKSVTLKCILGLVHPDRGSIRVDGEEVVGLRGNALDRVRAKFGMLFQGSALFDSMPIWRNVTFGLTRGQRTSPSRMRAIAEENLERVGLDKRILNLRPNELSGGMQKRVALARAIAPRPEIIFFDEPTTGLDPIRADVINDLIVSLVDDLGVTALTITHDMASARKIAHRVAMLYQGKIVWKGPRDRLYDSGNPYVDQFVQGRAEGPIQ; encoded by the coding sequence ATGGCGGAGTGCAAGATCGTGCTGGACGACGTCGCCAAGGCGTTCGGCTCGCGGACCGTGCTCGATGGCGTCAACCTGTCGATCGAGGCGGGCGAGAGCGTCGCGATCATCGGCCAGTCGGGCAGCGGCAAGTCGGTGACGCTCAAGTGCATCCTCGGGCTGGTCCACCCGGATCGCGGTTCGATCCGCGTGGATGGCGAGGAGGTGGTGGGTCTGCGGGGTAATGCGCTCGACCGGGTGCGCGCCAAGTTCGGCATGCTGTTCCAGGGCTCGGCATTGTTCGATTCGATGCCGATCTGGCGCAACGTCACGTTCGGGCTCACCCGCGGCCAGCGCACCAGCCCCTCGCGCATGCGCGCCATCGCCGAGGAGAATCTCGAGCGGGTTGGGCTCGACAAGCGCATCCTCAACCTGCGCCCCAACGAATTGTCGGGCGGTATGCAGAAGCGCGTCGCGCTGGCCCGCGCGATCGCGCCACGGCCCGAGATCATCTTCTTCGACGAGCCGACCACCGGGCTCGATCCGATCCGCGCCGACGTCATCAACGATCTGATCGTCAGCCTGGTGGACGATCTGGGGGTCACCGCGCTCACCATCACCCACGACATGGCGTCGGCGCGCAAGATCGCGCATCGCGTCGCCATGCTGTATCAGGGCAAGATCGTGTGGAAGGGGCCGCGCGACCGCCTCTACGACAGTGGCAACCCGTATGTGGACCAGTTCGTTCAGGGACGCGCGGAAGGGCCGATCCAATAA
- a CDS encoding MlaE family ABC transporter permease translates to MAEPSPPILLLPLIVVGRFVVNALAAVGRVAKFTAHTLVRAATPPYYPLRLAEQLAHIGWFSLPVVGLTAIFTGAALAQQIFTAGSRFSAQSTVPAVVVIGMVRELGPVLVGLMVAGRVSSAMAAELGTMRVTEQLDALATLRTDSYRYLIAPRLFAAVIALPLMVLVANAIGIMGGWLLAVEKLHFNSVSYLDITRKYMSVDDFEMAMMKAGVFGFFMALMGCYHGYRAEGGAAGVGNATRSAVVSAFVLILASNFLITATAFG, encoded by the coding sequence ATGGCCGAACCGAGCCCCCCCATCCTGCTGCTCCCCCTCATCGTGGTCGGGCGGTTCGTCGTGAATGCGCTCGCTGCCGTCGGGCGCGTGGCGAAGTTCACCGCGCACACGCTCGTGCGCGCGGCGACGCCCCCTTATTATCCGCTGCGGCTGGCGGAGCAGCTGGCGCATATCGGCTGGTTCTCGCTGCCCGTGGTCGGGCTCACCGCGATCTTCACCGGCGCGGCGCTGGCGCAGCAGATCTTCACGGCAGGATCGCGCTTCTCGGCGCAGTCGACCGTGCCCGCGGTCGTCGTGATCGGCATGGTGCGCGAGCTCGGGCCGGTGCTGGTCGGGCTGATGGTGGCCGGGCGCGTCTCGTCCGCGATGGCGGCCGAGCTCGGCACGATGCGCGTGACCGAGCAGCTCGACGCGCTCGCGACCTTGCGCACCGACAGCTATCGCTACCTGATCGCGCCGCGCCTGTTCGCCGCCGTGATCGCGCTGCCGCTGATGGTGCTGGTCGCCAATGCGATCGGCATCATGGGCGGCTGGCTGCTGGCGGTGGAGAAATTGCACTTCAATTCGGTCAGCTATCTCGACATCACGCGCAAATATATGAGCGTCGACGATTTCGAGATGGCGATGATGAAGGCGGGCGTGTTCGGCTTCTTCATGGCGCTGATGGGTTGCTATCACGGCTATCGCGCCGAGGGCGGGGCCGCCGGCGTCGGCAATGCGACGCGCAGCGCGGTCGTCTCCGCCTTCGTGCTGATCCTCGCGTCCAATTTCCTCATCACCGCGACGGCCTTCGGCTGA
- a CDS encoding zinc transporter ZntB, with protein MNHWALALCADGQVRSVDPGAACAQPPAEAAFVWIHLDGNAPETLQWLQAHGGMPQTVVYALTAVETRPRSEGIAHGALINLRGPAVEGDDGDDRFVSIRVWVEQGRAVSVSLHRIDGLDVLREQMEHGEIRDPGDLISHLALIITKRVDPVIAELGDLVDDCEVVLEPKRAFETRRRIAEARADAIGYRRFVAPQREALVNLAALGVPWLDDDDRVHLREAADRFARMAEELEAVRERAALIHEQLTDLRSEQIENRALLLSIVALIFLPLTFITGLLGMNVEGIPGSHAPWAFDAVCALCLILALAIAAWFAAARWFKG; from the coding sequence ATGAATCACTGGGCATTGGCATTGTGCGCGGACGGTCAGGTCAGGTCGGTCGATCCGGGTGCGGCCTGCGCCCAGCCTCCGGCCGAGGCGGCATTCGTGTGGATCCATCTCGACGGCAACGCCCCCGAGACGCTGCAATGGCTGCAGGCGCACGGCGGCATGCCGCAGACGGTGGTCTACGCATTGACCGCGGTCGAGACCCGCCCGCGTTCCGAGGGCATCGCCCATGGCGCGCTCATCAATCTGCGCGGGCCCGCCGTCGAGGGCGACGACGGCGACGACCGCTTCGTTTCGATCCGCGTCTGGGTGGAACAGGGGCGGGCGGTCTCGGTCAGCCTCCATCGCATCGATGGGCTCGACGTGCTGCGCGAGCAGATGGAGCATGGCGAGATCCGCGATCCGGGCGACCTGATCTCGCACCTCGCACTGATCATCACCAAGCGGGTCGACCCGGTCATCGCCGAGCTCGGCGATCTGGTCGACGATTGCGAGGTGGTGCTCGAACCCAAGCGGGCGTTCGAGACGCGCCGGCGGATCGCGGAGGCGCGCGCCGACGCGATCGGCTATCGCCGGTTCGTCGCGCCGCAGCGCGAGGCGCTGGTCAATCTGGCCGCGCTGGGCGTGCCCTGGCTGGACGACGACGATCGCGTCCACCTGCGCGAGGCGGCCGACCGGTTCGCGCGCATGGCCGAGGAACTGGAAGCGGTGCGCGAGCGCGCGGCGCTGATTCACGAGCAATTGACCGATCTCAGGTCCGAGCAGATCGAAAATCGCGCGCTGCTGCTTTCGATCGTCGCGCTGATCTTCCTGCCGCTGACCTTCATCACCGGGCTGCTCGGCATGAACGTCGAGGGCATTCCCGGTTCGCATGCGCCATGGGCGTTCGATGCGGTCTGCGCGCTGTGCCTGATCCTGGCGCTGGCGATCGCCGCATGGTTCGCCGCTGCACGCTGGTTCAAGGGCTAG
- a CDS encoding precorrin-2 dehydrogenase/sirohydrochlorin ferrochelatase family protein produces MADLPIFVRLAGRPVILIGQGPAAEAKRRLIERAGGVAVGEDAQAALAIVVDDDAAVARLKARGILVNAVDRVALCDFTLPAIVDRAPVLVAIGTGGVSAGLAAALRQRLETILPPGLGRLAEALHAARAALRARYPDAGARRQAIGALLGEGGALDALAEHATPAVALDFAPVDRIERIAIASPDPDDLTLRAARLLGQADRIFHDPLISSRILDRARADAERIAGPAPALAPPGLNLDLLWKPR; encoded by the coding sequence ATGGCCGATCTGCCGATCTTCGTCCGCCTCGCCGGGCGCCCGGTCATCCTGATCGGGCAGGGCCCGGCGGCCGAAGCCAAGCGTCGATTGATCGAGCGCGCGGGCGGGGTGGCTGTCGGCGAAGACGCGCAGGCCGCGCTCGCGATCGTCGTCGACGACGATGCCGCAGTCGCCCGGCTGAAGGCGCGCGGCATCCTCGTCAACGCGGTCGACCGCGTCGCGCTGTGCGACTTCACCCTGCCGGCGATCGTCGATCGCGCGCCGGTGCTGGTCGCGATCGGCACCGGCGGCGTCTCTGCCGGGCTTGCGGCGGCGTTGCGCCAGCGGCTCGAGACGATCCTGCCACCCGGTCTTGGTCGGCTCGCCGAGGCGCTGCACGCTGCGCGGGCGGCGCTGCGCGCGCGCTATCCCGATGCCGGCGCGCGGCGACAGGCAATCGGCGCGCTGCTGGGGGAGGGCGGCGCGCTCGATGCGCTGGCGGAGCATGCCACGCCCGCCGTCGCGCTCGACTTCGCGCCGGTCGATCGCATCGAGCGGATCGCGATCGCGTCGCCCGATCCCGACGACCTCACGCTTCGCGCTGCGCGCCTGCTCGGCCAGGCTGACCGTATCTTCCACGATCCGCTGATATCGTCACGCATCCTCGATCGCGCTCGGGCCGATGCGGAACGGATCGCCGGCCCGGCGCCCGCGTTGGCCCCGCCGGGTCTGAACCTCGACCTGTTGTGGAAGCCGCGATGA
- the galU gene encoding UTP--glucose-1-phosphate uridylyltransferase GalU, which translates to MTTKPVRKAVFPVAGFGTRFLPATKAVPKELLPVVDQPLIQYAVDEALAAGIDQLIFVTGRGKGTIEDYFDRQFEIETDLEAKGKTEILNALGKTRLKPGQAAFVRQQEMAGLGHAVWCARHLIGDEPFAVLLPDELLWNPADPCLAQMNRTYEAKGGNVISVLEVPEEHVHRYGVIDPGAAEGAVTEVKGMVEKPKREVAPSRLAVVGRYILQPEVLKVLDAGKKGAGGEIQLTDAMAELIGVQPFHAQTFDGARHDCGEKAGFIIANLALALERPDIADTIRAYARTI; encoded by the coding sequence ATGACGACCAAGCCCGTGCGGAAGGCCGTGTTCCCGGTTGCCGGTTTCGGCACCCGCTTCCTGCCCGCCACCAAGGCGGTGCCGAAGGAATTGCTGCCGGTGGTCGACCAGCCCCTGATCCAATATGCGGTCGACGAGGCGCTGGCGGCGGGGATCGACCAGCTGATCTTCGTCACCGGTCGCGGCAAGGGCACGATCGAGGATTATTTCGACCGGCAGTTCGAGATCGAGACCGATCTGGAAGCCAAGGGCAAGACCGAGATCCTGAACGCGCTCGGCAAGACCCGCCTCAAGCCCGGCCAGGCCGCCTTCGTGCGCCAGCAGGAGATGGCGGGGCTCGGCCACGCCGTTTGGTGCGCGCGCCACCTGATCGGCGACGAGCCATTCGCGGTGCTGCTGCCCGACGAATTGCTGTGGAACCCGGCCGACCCGTGCCTCGCGCAAATGAACCGCACCTACGAAGCGAAGGGCGGCAACGTCATCTCGGTGCTCGAAGTGCCCGAGGAGCATGTCCACCGTTACGGCGTGATCGATCCCGGCGCGGCCGAGGGCGCGGTGACCGAGGTGAAGGGCATGGTCGAGAAGCCGAAGCGCGAGGTCGCGCCGTCGCGCCTCGCGGTCGTCGGCCGTTACATTCTCCAGCCCGAGGTGCTGAAGGTGCTCGATGCGGGCAAGAAGGGCGCGGGCGGCGAGATCCAGCTGACCGATGCGATGGCCGAGCTGATCGGCGTCCAGCCGTTCCACGCCCAGACGTTCGACGGCGCCCGGCATGATTGCGGCGAGAAGGCCGGCTTCATCATCGCCAACCTCGCGCTGGCGCTGGAGCGGCCCGACATCGCCGACACGATCCGGGCTTACGCGCGGACGATCTGA
- the lysA gene encoding diaminopimelate decarboxylase, translated as MDHFDLKDGVLHAEDVPLAAIADAVGTPAYVYSTATIERHVRVFRDALAALADPWIAFAVKANPNAAVLATLARAGLGADVVSGGELRRALAAGVPAAKIVFSGVGKTAEEMALALDAGIGQFNVESLEELRTLSAVAAARGGKAPIAFRINPNVDAGTHSKISTGRADDKFGIAYDRASAAYAEAAALPGLAIRGVAVHIGSQLTDLAPSRAAFERIGRLIQRLRAEGHAIATADLGGGLGVPYNPAVPVPPDPASYGAMVAEVTAGWDVRLIFEPGRVIVGNAGVLIARVVRVKEGVEYPFVVVDAGMNDLMRPSLYDAWHTVRAAAPSGARFTANIVGPICETGDTFARGREMERVAEGDLVAFMTAGAYGATMAGTYNSRGLVPEIMVSGNNWAVVRDRQPIEALLAADRLPPWMEDEPA; from the coding sequence ATGGACCATTTCGATCTCAAGGACGGCGTGCTCCACGCCGAGGACGTGCCGCTGGCGGCGATCGCCGATGCGGTCGGCACGCCTGCCTACGTCTATTCGACCGCGACGATCGAGCGCCACGTTCGCGTCTTCCGCGACGCGCTGGCGGCGCTCGCCGATCCGTGGATCGCGTTCGCGGTCAAGGCCAACCCCAATGCCGCGGTGCTGGCGACGCTCGCGCGGGCGGGCCTGGGCGCCGACGTCGTGTCGGGCGGCGAGTTGCGCCGCGCGCTGGCGGCGGGCGTTCCGGCCGCGAAGATCGTCTTCTCCGGCGTCGGCAAGACCGCCGAGGAGATGGCGCTCGCGCTCGATGCGGGCATCGGCCAGTTCAACGTCGAATCGCTGGAGGAGCTGCGCACCCTTTCGGCCGTCGCTGCGGCGCGCGGCGGCAAGGCGCCGATCGCCTTCCGCATCAACCCCAATGTCGATGCGGGCACGCACAGCAAGATCTCGACCGGCCGCGCCGACGACAAGTTCGGCATCGCCTATGATCGCGCGAGCGCGGCCTATGCCGAGGCGGCGGCCTTGCCCGGCCTCGCGATCCGCGGCGTCGCGGTCCATATCGGCAGCCAGCTGACCGATCTCGCCCCCAGCCGCGCCGCGTTCGAGCGGATCGGGCGGCTGATCCAGCGGCTGCGCGCCGAAGGGCATGCGATCGCCACCGCCGATCTCGGCGGCGGCCTCGGCGTTCCCTACAATCCGGCGGTGCCGGTGCCGCCCGATCCCGCCAGCTACGGCGCGATGGTGGCGGAGGTGACGGCGGGCTGGGACGTGCGGCTGATCTTCGAGCCCGGCCGCGTCATCGTCGGCAATGCCGGCGTGCTGATCGCACGCGTGGTGCGGGTGAAGGAAGGGGTGGAATATCCCTTCGTCGTGGTCGATGCCGGCATGAACGATCTGATGCGCCCCAGCCTTTACGATGCATGGCATACCGTGCGCGCGGCGGCGCCGTCGGGCGCGCGCTTCACCGCCAACATCGTCGGCCCGATCTGCGAGACCGGCGACACCTTCGCCCGCGGTCGCGAGATGGAGCGCGTGGCGGAGGGCGATCTGGTCGCCTTCATGACCGCCGGTGCCTATGGCGCGACGATGGCCGGCACCTACAATAGCCGTGGACTGGTGCCGGAGATTATGGTCTCCGGTAACAATTGGGCGGTAGTGCGCGATCGCCAGCCGATCGAGGCATTGCTCGCCGCCGATCGATTGCCCCCCTGGATGGAGGACGAACCAGCATGA